A region from the Rhodamnia argentea isolate NSW1041297 chromosome 7, ASM2092103v1, whole genome shotgun sequence genome encodes:
- the LOC115746887 gene encoding uncharacterized protein LOC115746887 — protein MAEIGNPTKRYRSAAPPLPSPIPTATGSRSAADEIFLRYLEASLLVPELDQLGPQHPRRVPDVIDLESLVLRDGASVHRLLRSAREFGAFWIRGHGVSDEASRSLAREAERVLEVQKKKEEGVELHEEGDSAGEGRGGDKEEVMRICFRGGMRWGQDSVEAETYRNLRQAIGEVTSKLDAVAQEVSQVLSENLRAKKPRDLTEMAEPTLCVHRHVRDRRIVCSPNHQADEPFDYALSIHLPVGKHGGLYLRTSSSPPYAFPTSPGTVLVALGKPVEEWSDGELKSASWEPIFGHDDQDPDPTQNDAAETLFSLDYKCSPPWLSRSRDATLMVVSIHDQILIALFLACLMYSLSFLFSY, from the exons ATGGCCGAGATTGGTAATCCCACCAAGAGATATCGGTCGGCGGCGCCGCCTCTTCCGTCCCCTATTCCCACGGCCACGGGATCCCGGTCCGCCGCGGACGAGATCTTCTTGCGGTACCTCGAAGCCTCCTTGCTCGTTCCCGAGCTGGACCAGCTGGGGCCTCAGCATCCCCGCCGAGTGCCGGATGTCATCGATCTCGAGTCACTCGTGCTGCGAGACGGCGCGTCGGTGCACAGGCTCCTGAGGTCCGCCAGAGAGTTCGGCGCGTTCTGGATCCGCGGGCATGGGGTTTCGGACGAGGCGTCACGGTCGCTGGCAAGGGAGGCCGAGAGGGTTCTGGAAGtccaaaagaagaaggaggagggcgTCGAGCTTCACGAGGAAGGTGATTCCGCCGGAGAAGGGCGCGGTGGGGataaggaagaggtgatgaggATTTGCTTCAGGGGAGGAATGAGATGGGGACAAGATTCTGTCGAGGCCGAGACCTATCGAAACCTTAG ACAAGCGATTGGGGAGGTGACAAGCAAACTCGATGCGGTAGCACAAGAAGTGAGCCAAGTTCTTTCAGAGAACCTGagggcgaagaagcctcgtgatCTTACTGAAATGGCGGAACCGACCTTGTGCGTGCACAGACACGTCCGTGATCGTCGTATCGTATGCAGCCCAAACCACCAAGCCGATGAACCTTTCGATTATGCTCTCAGCATCCACCTCCCCGTCGGGAAACACGGCGGGCTCTACCTCCGAACTTCGAGTTCTCCTCCGTATGCTTTTCCCACAAGCCCTGGCACGGTGCTTGTCGCCTTAGGAAAACCGGTCGAG GAGTGGAGCGATGGAGAACTCAAATCTGCTTCATGGGAACCCATTTTTGGTCACGACGATCAGGATCCTGATCCTACCCAAAACGATGCGGCTGAGACCCTTTTCTCCTTGGACTATAAGTGTTCGCCCCCATGGTTGAGTCGAAGTCGCGACGCGACTCTAATGGTGGTCTCCATTCACGATCAAATCCTAATCGCCCTTTTCCTCGCTTGCTTGATGTATTCTCTCTCGTTCCTATTTTCCTACTAA